From the Xenorhabdus ishibashii genome, one window contains:
- a CDS encoding phage tail fiber protein yields the protein MTMGHNPNTITSANAVLMLRCKGVYDDYVQIQGFQADNAWEFGEVTLGETRIGVDGKQSVGYVPHETQWTLYLEANSPSTQVMENIRKDFNSNKEARFIDIVVELPSIKKRYSGTGGLISMTGGASGKKLLDGTSYKFNMITNGAEEIA from the coding sequence ATGACAATGGGGCACAACCCAAACACGATCACCTCAGCAAATGCCGTACTCATGCTGAGGTGTAAAGGGGTGTATGACGATTACGTCCAGATTCAGGGATTTCAGGCGGATAATGCGTGGGAATTCGGCGAGGTCACTCTCGGAGAAACCCGTATTGGGGTGGACGGGAAGCAGTCTGTCGGCTACGTCCCTCATGAAACACAGTGGACGCTGTATCTGGAGGCGAACAGCCCGTCAACTCAGGTAATGGAGAATATTCGAAAAGATTTCAATAGTAATAAAGAGGCACGGTTTATTGATATTGTGGTGGAGCTCCCTTCTATCAAAAAACGCTATAGCGGCACGGGTGGACTAATCAGCATGACAGGGGGCGCGAGCGGCAAAAAATTATTGGACGGAACCAGCTACAAATTCAACATGATCACTAACGGCGCAGAGGAAATTGCATAA
- a CDS encoding DUF3383 domain-containing protein — protein MNSIPASDIVSVLPGVVGTGGNPLALNAIFITKSTPSAMLGVKAFGSSEQVSEIFGTKSKEYEAAQVYFSGFVGSTTRPETLYIASMVTTNQAAKLVGSKVPIRDFNHIPQGLELDIDGKHQVVTITPVEIKSYSALAEAVSASLAKAGVCKYDPTSRTFAIEGAKKGTGGTISFGSGDLAEYMGLTEEAGAQKNNGIDADTIDELMPRITKEVNNFVSIMAIGDFSSDEKIAISRWVTLQNDRYVHVLYSNGDLVALEALEAISSAIHESDIGGTCLMYGDHTHGAFACTYAASLNFNELNGRATFAFRRQEGLKPTVTEKSLADELLRLRFNFYGAYGTANDRFIFVNQGSISGKFKWMDSYVNQVFLNSQLQLALMTMLTSFKSIPYNETGKAIHRAALKDPIDQMLRFGGIQRGVVLSEQQKKQINVEAGFDAAAQIQAEGWCVLIDDTPAQTRGLRKSMPLKFWYADGGSVQRVELPSINVQ, from the coding sequence ATGAATTCTATTCCGGCAAGTGACATTGTCAGCGTCCTGCCCGGCGTTGTTGGCACGGGCGGAAATCCCTTGGCATTGAACGCTATTTTTATTACTAAAAGCACCCCTAGCGCCATGTTGGGTGTAAAAGCATTCGGCAGTTCCGAGCAGGTCTCAGAAATCTTCGGAACGAAATCCAAAGAATATGAAGCCGCACAGGTCTATTTTTCAGGCTTTGTCGGCTCAACAACCCGACCCGAAACGCTGTATATCGCGTCAATGGTGACAACCAATCAGGCTGCAAAGCTGGTGGGTAGCAAAGTACCAATCAGGGATTTTAACCATATCCCTCAAGGACTGGAGCTGGATATTGACGGTAAGCACCAAGTTGTCACCATTACGCCAGTAGAAATTAAATCCTATTCCGCATTGGCCGAGGCTGTATCAGCATCACTAGCCAAAGCCGGTGTATGCAAATATGACCCTACCAGCCGTACATTTGCCATTGAAGGCGCTAAAAAAGGTACTGGTGGTACTATCAGTTTCGGCTCTGGTGATTTGGCCGAATACATGGGGCTGACAGAGGAAGCAGGCGCACAGAAAAATAATGGTATTGATGCGGATACTATTGATGAATTGATGCCTCGCATTACCAAAGAGGTGAATAATTTTGTTTCCATTATGGCGATTGGTGATTTCAGTTCTGATGAGAAAATAGCTATTTCCAGATGGGTGACGTTACAAAATGACCGCTATGTACACGTGTTGTATTCCAATGGCGATTTGGTGGCATTGGAGGCATTGGAGGCAATTTCTAGCGCCATTCACGAATCCGATATTGGCGGAACGTGCCTGATGTACGGAGACCATACTCATGGCGCATTTGCTTGTACCTATGCGGCATCATTGAATTTTAATGAATTAAACGGTCGGGCAACATTTGCGTTCCGTCGTCAGGAAGGTCTAAAACCCACAGTGACCGAGAAATCATTAGCTGATGAGCTATTGCGTCTCAGATTTAATTTCTATGGTGCTTACGGTACAGCCAATGATCGGTTCATATTCGTGAATCAGGGTTCAATTTCCGGCAAATTCAAATGGATGGATAGCTACGTCAATCAGGTATTCCTGAACAGCCAATTACAACTGGCGTTAATGACCATGCTCACCAGTTTTAAATCCATTCCCTATAACGAAACCGGAAAAGCTATTCATCGCGCAGCTCTCAAAGACCCCATTGACCAAATGTTACGGTTTGGCGGTATTCAGCGCGGCGTTGTTTTGTCTGAACAACAGAAAAAACAAATTAACGTCGAGGCGGGTTTTGATGCTGCTGCTCAGATTCAGGCTGAGGGCTGGTGTGTCCTCATTGATGACACACCTGCACAGACTCGCGGATTACGTAAATCAATGCCATTGAAATTCTGGTATGCCGACGGTGGTAGTGTCCAGAGAGTCGAGCTTCCATCAATTAACGTCCAGTAA
- a CDS encoding phage neck terminator protein: protein MAAITVIHADLFIEVRKYLIELFQCDVTQGYQNDVPAPENGVVMHVLFERDIDYIANYYHHESATITAQRSVELTMQLDFYGDEADSRARVVANLWQSNYTTARFKKCQPLYSEQPRKMVLLNEANQYENRVMLEIKLQYNPETIYSVDSTDSFSVDLNAI, encoded by the coding sequence ATGGCGGCAATAACAGTTATTCACGCTGATTTGTTCATTGAAGTTAGAAAATATCTCATTGAGTTATTTCAGTGCGACGTTACTCAGGGATATCAAAATGATGTTCCAGCTCCTGAAAACGGTGTTGTGATGCACGTTTTGTTTGAGCGAGATATTGATTACATTGCCAATTATTACCATCACGAATCGGCAACCATCACAGCACAACGCTCTGTCGAATTGACTATGCAGTTAGATTTTTACGGTGATGAAGCTGATTCACGAGCACGGGTAGTGGCAAATCTCTGGCAGTCGAATTATACCACAGCTCGATTCAAAAAATGCCAGCCACTCTACAGTGAGCAGCCTCGCAAAATGGTTCTGTTGAACGAGGCTAACCAGTACGAAAACCGCGTAATGCTTGAAATCAAGCTGCAATATAACCCCGAAACGATCTACTCAGTCGATAGTACCGACTCATTCTCTGTTGATCTCAACGCTATTTAA
- a CDS encoding DUF4054 domain-containing protein: MAVVTFDSGEFLKLYPRFAGVLTDGQLQQAFDVACLLLDNSDNSIIPYEPNGTQERKTLLYLLACHIATVTLWGNNEQAGPASSATEGAVSVSFAVPDVANASWFKTTPCGQMYWQATRKYVVGGRYSAVKHYHPWG; the protein is encoded by the coding sequence ATGGCGGTCGTCACATTTGATAGTGGCGAATTCCTGAAACTGTATCCTCGATTTGCGGGCGTCCTGACGGACGGACAACTGCAACAGGCGTTTGATGTAGCCTGCCTACTGCTGGATAACTCCGATAACTCGATTATTCCCTATGAACCCAATGGCACACAGGAACGTAAGACGCTACTGTATCTGCTGGCCTGTCATATTGCGACAGTAACGTTATGGGGAAATAACGAACAGGCGGGACCCGCATCCAGCGCAACGGAGGGGGCAGTCAGTGTCTCGTTTGCGGTTCCTGATGTTGCCAATGCTTCGTGGTTTAAAACAACGCCATGTGGACAAATGTACTGGCAGGCAACCCGTAAGTATGTGGTGGGTGGACGCTATTCAGCGGTGAAACATTATCATCCGTGGGGATAA
- a CDS encoding major capsid family protein has product MSKLSFEQAKKYGFVFNGAREWITRDNMPRLIQDAALITSPNSTIPAELLAYVDPTIIEILTAPRNAREVFSEEKRGDWTTPYMKWRANEVTGNTAAYSDFGHSGKSGTNYEWHVREQYRYQTIIQYGDLEADMASEAKINLAADKQRAAATIIDIDSNKFYLLGVAGREIYGALNDPNLTPAIVAAPSGEKSSIKWIDKNTRQRYNDVLNLFARLVNQTQGLVSERDRLILTISPTLRVQLGDATDFNVSVMKMLTTYFSNLEIVSLPQLGGVSGETMQLIAPKVAGMETGLLGFGEKMRAGRIVPEISSFSQKFTATTYGAVIRIPAAIAQMTGM; this is encoded by the coding sequence ATGAGTAAACTCTCTTTTGAGCAGGCCAAAAAATACGGCTTTGTTTTTAACGGTGCCCGTGAATGGATCACCCGCGACAATATGCCGCGATTGATTCAAGATGCGGCGTTAATCACCTCACCAAACTCTACTATTCCGGCTGAATTGCTGGCCTATGTAGATCCGACAATTATCGAAATTCTCACCGCTCCGCGTAATGCACGCGAGGTGTTCAGTGAGGAAAAACGCGGAGACTGGACAACGCCATATATGAAATGGCGCGCGAATGAGGTCACGGGTAATACCGCCGCCTATTCAGATTTTGGTCACTCCGGTAAATCTGGCACGAATTACGAATGGCATGTTCGCGAGCAATATCGCTATCAAACTATCATTCAGTATGGTGATTTAGAGGCGGATATGGCGTCTGAGGCGAAAATCAATCTTGCTGCGGATAAACAGCGTGCAGCAGCGACCATTATCGATATCGACAGCAATAAATTCTACCTTTTAGGGGTGGCAGGCCGTGAAATTTACGGCGCATTAAATGACCCAAACTTAACTCCTGCGATTGTTGCTGCCCCTTCAGGGGAAAAGAGTTCAATTAAGTGGATTGATAAAAACACACGGCAGCGCTATAACGATGTTCTGAACCTGTTTGCGCGTTTGGTTAATCAGACTCAAGGGTTAGTTTCTGAACGTGACAGGTTAATTCTGACTATTTCTCCAACACTGCGCGTGCAACTCGGGGATGCAACAGACTTTAACGTTTCAGTGATGAAGATGCTGACGACCTATTTCAGTAACCTAGAAATCGTCAGTTTGCCACAATTGGGCGGAGTAAGTGGTGAAACTATGCAGTTGATCGCCCCTAAAGTTGCAGGCATGGAAACTGGGTTGTTAGGTTTTGGTGAGAAAATGCGAGCAGGTCGCATTGTGCCTGAAATATCTTCATTCTCGCAGAAATTCACTGCAACCACTTACGGTGCGGTGATTCGTATCCCTGCAGCCATAGCTCAAATGACGGGCATGTAA
- a CDS encoding structural cement protein Gp24, translated as MALQKQVGLYYAPAVPGDRATQNPVIYTQGNPRAEGEITIGHFVFAGTDPFRQVKASTTGKSAPVGFVERILAYYNYNLTSPATMTIPDQTDVTIAARGDFWCAPTNQSASTGQTVFASTTDGSIQTGDAKTPIEGHVKTDWIVKYYDTDSNLALISNWQTA; from the coding sequence ATGGCATTACAAAAACAGGTTGGACTGTACTACGCTCCGGCGGTTCCCGGTGACAGAGCCACACAAAACCCCGTGATTTACACGCAGGGCAATCCGCGAGCAGAAGGCGAGATCACCATCGGTCATTTCGTGTTTGCAGGCACGGATCCATTCCGGCAGGTCAAAGCCTCCACAACAGGCAAAAGCGCACCGGTGGGCTTTGTTGAGCGCATACTAGCGTATTACAACTATAACCTGACATCGCCTGCAACAATGACTATCCCAGACCAGACAGACGTTACAATTGCAGCTCGTGGTGATTTCTGGTGTGCGCCAACCAATCAGAGTGCGTCCACTGGTCAGACGGTGTTTGCATCTACGACTGATGGCAGTATTCAAACAGGTGATGCAAAAACCCCGATTGAAGGTCACGTCAAAACCGACTGGATTGTCAAATACTACGACACTGACAGCAACCTCGCCCTAATTTCTAACTGGCAGACTGCCTAA
- a CDS encoding DUF2213 domain-containing protein encodes MGTTPVWESPYLDNALTVTDQMAIDAIQNGSLKELSCGYFFEPDFTSGEFNGATYDFVMRNIRGNHVALVKEGRAGPDVYVHDGLPSQLQEQTMPQENQVPGSVENNTAITQDDPNAAQSTENQKPTEFVIDNDAVRKKMTELGLATDDEAAVQTFIGGMQFAHELAEGESTSAPVGDNGQEKPNSVNDNPVGENSGENKENTTAMDHKPKITMDANAIRQQAIEQTKVHFKALNEAGQKVRSLVGELDIMAFDSAEAIYAHALKNKGYDPKKYDKTAYKGMVDILATQKPSAFTQNPVMDAAPSSLEGPFAGLKNIKI; translated from the coding sequence ATTGGCACAACGCCAGTATGGGAATCGCCCTATCTGGATAACGCATTAACCGTAACAGACCAGATGGCAATTGATGCCATTCAGAATGGTTCGTTAAAGGAACTCAGTTGCGGCTATTTTTTTGAACCTGATTTCACATCGGGTGAGTTTAACGGGGCTACATATGATTTCGTGATGAGAAATATCCGAGGGAATCATGTAGCACTGGTCAAAGAAGGTCGGGCTGGTCCCGATGTGTACGTACATGACGGTTTACCGTCTCAATTACAGGAACAGACAATGCCACAGGAAAACCAAGTGCCCGGTAGTGTTGAGAATAACACCGCGATTACACAGGACGATCCTAATGCGGCTCAGTCAACTGAAAACCAGAAGCCGACTGAGTTCGTAATAGATAACGATGCCGTCAGAAAAAAAATGACGGAGTTAGGATTGGCAACAGATGATGAAGCTGCTGTACAGACCTTTATTGGTGGTATGCAGTTTGCCCATGAACTGGCAGAAGGCGAATCAACCTCAGCGCCCGTTGGGGACAACGGTCAGGAAAAACCCAATTCGGTGAACGATAATCCGGTTGGGGAAAATTCGGGAGAAAACAAGGAGAATACAACCGCCATGGATCATAAGCCGAAAATCACAATGGATGCTAACGCTATTCGCCAGCAGGCCATTGAACAAACTAAGGTGCATTTTAAGGCACTCAATGAAGCTGGGCAAAAAGTCCGTTCGCTGGTGGGAGAGCTGGACATCATGGCTTTTGATAGTGCCGAAGCGATTTATGCGCATGCATTGAAAAATAAAGGCTATGACCCCAAGAAATACGACAAAACCGCATATAAAGGCATGGTAGATATACTAGCAACACAAAAGCCCTCTGCATTCACACAGAATCCGGTTATGGATGCCGCGCCAAGTAGTCTAGAAGGTCCATTTGCGGGTTTGAAAAACATTAAAATCTAA
- a CDS encoding DUF1073 domain-containing protein has translation MIRKQKRQVARSRRGFALSQAIADKLESEKYIPTYEEVKSIYGPAKTLGAPKEATLAMDASLSSAGAYTLIQHAWEHGQGYALGPSFMGYAALSSLTQNGLIRACIETVVDDMTREWIEIKLLDSPEDKKKIEDALIDFKVKDIFHKAGEFNGYFGGCLIFIDTEATDNQLLVPLDISEKSAELKNFKRFVLVEPINIFPGRYESTDPLSPRYFNPDTWWILGKEVHSSRLIRICGNEVPILLKPSYNFMGMPQAQLLYDYVIHFQDSRTSAARLLEKFSLTALKTNMEDILTNPNATKSLDGRLAYLASVRSNDGILAIDKEMEDIIKLETPLTGVTDIVRQMLELIVVIRLYWHNASMGIALSG, from the coding sequence ATGATAAGAAAACAAAAACGTCAGGTGGCAAGGTCACGGCGGGGATTCGCTTTGTCTCAAGCAATAGCAGACAAACTGGAATCAGAGAAATATATCCCGACGTATGAAGAAGTTAAGAGTATCTATGGTCCAGCAAAAACACTGGGGGCACCGAAAGAAGCAACACTAGCTATGGATGCCTCTTTAAGCTCAGCAGGAGCCTATACCCTTATCCAGCATGCATGGGAGCATGGACAGGGTTATGCGCTGGGGCCATCATTTATGGGTTATGCGGCGTTATCATCACTCACACAGAACGGACTAATCAGAGCCTGTATTGAAACCGTGGTTGATGATATGACGCGGGAGTGGATAGAAATTAAGTTGTTAGATAGCCCCGAAGATAAAAAGAAAATTGAAGATGCACTGATCGACTTCAAGGTGAAAGATATCTTCCATAAGGCAGGTGAATTTAACGGTTATTTCGGTGGCTGCCTGATATTCATTGATACGGAGGCGACAGATAACCAATTACTGGTGCCGCTGGATATCTCAGAAAAATCAGCAGAGCTGAAAAACTTTAAACGCTTTGTGCTGGTGGAGCCTATCAATATTTTTCCCGGCAGATATGAGAGCACTGACCCACTGAGTCCTCGCTATTTTAATCCTGATACATGGTGGATATTGGGTAAAGAGGTTCATAGTTCCCGATTAATACGCATTTGCGGCAATGAAGTACCGATTCTACTTAAGCCTTCATACAACTTTATGGGAATGCCACAGGCACAATTGTTGTACGACTATGTGATCCACTTTCAAGACAGTCGAACTTCTGCCGCACGGTTGTTGGAGAAGTTTTCTCTGACAGCATTAAAAACCAACATGGAAGACATTCTGACCAACCCAAACGCGACTAAATCACTGGACGGCCGATTAGCTTATCTGGCTTCCGTTCGTTCAAACGATGGCATTCTGGCGATTGATAAAGAAATGGAAGATATCATCAAATTGGAAACTCCACTAACTGGAGTGACTGATATTGTCCGCCAAATGCTGGAACTGATTGTGGTGATTAGGCTCTATTGGCACAACGCCAGTATGGGAATCGCCCTATCTGGATAA
- the terL gene encoding phage terminase large subunit, whose product MDIDNAMLDEAIEREIARRSLHEFIQYINPDYITSDFSRQVCAALDEFLIDMMAGKRPILILGAPPQHGKSDIVSRYLPAYFFGKYPDKRVAGLSYGKDLASDMNRDVQRIMVSEEYRNLFPASSLNPKRVVTIETMAKRNSETFEIVGNKGSYIAAGVGGPLTGKKVDLGIIDDPIKNAKEALSPTTKNAIWNWYVSTFKTRLSKNSGEIIMATRWATDDLSGKVIEISSKAKVLAFPAINEEGEALVPELHPIDKLLETKTILGDYFWSAMYQQSPKPSGGTIFKEDWVKYYLPKDLPEKFDRVIHSWDMTFKDSEGTDYVVGQVWGKKGANSYLLHQVRERMSFTATLKAVKKMADQFPDGRRKLVEDKANGPAVINSLKNTVSGLIPVEPDGSKVARAHAVTAEWEAGNIFLPHKDIAPWITEAVDEITTFPVGAHDDVVDTMTQALRDLYQKKRGISMNPGIVNQAVRHSRIIRR is encoded by the coding sequence ATGGATATCGATAATGCAATGCTGGATGAGGCTATCGAAAGAGAGATTGCCCGGCGCAGTCTGCATGAGTTCATTCAGTATATAAACCCTGACTATATCACCAGTGATTTCTCGCGTCAGGTTTGCGCGGCACTGGATGAATTTTTGATTGATATGATGGCAGGCAAACGCCCAATCCTGATACTGGGTGCGCCGCCACAGCATGGTAAATCGGATATTGTTTCGCGTTACCTGCCAGCGTACTTCTTTGGTAAATACCCGGATAAGCGTGTTGCTGGCTTGTCCTACGGCAAAGATTTAGCTTCTGACATGAACCGTGACGTGCAGCGCATCATGGTGAGTGAGGAGTATCGCAATCTATTTCCAGCGTCATCACTGAATCCAAAGCGGGTTGTGACCATTGAGACAATGGCGAAAAGAAACAGCGAAACATTCGAGATTGTGGGTAACAAAGGATCTTATATTGCAGCGGGTGTTGGTGGGCCATTAACGGGCAAGAAAGTTGATTTAGGCATCATAGACGACCCGATTAAAAACGCTAAAGAGGCATTAAGCCCAACAACCAAAAATGCCATCTGGAACTGGTACGTCTCCACCTTCAAGACGCGCCTGTCGAAAAACAGCGGCGAAATCATCATGGCGACGCGCTGGGCAACAGACGACTTGTCCGGTAAGGTGATTGAAATCAGTTCAAAAGCGAAGGTGCTGGCATTCCCTGCTATCAATGAGGAAGGCGAAGCGCTGGTGCCGGAATTACACCCGATAGATAAGCTGTTAGAGACCAAAACGATATTGGGTGATTACTTTTGGTCAGCAATGTACCAGCAATCACCTAAACCGTCCGGCGGCACAATCTTCAAAGAGGATTGGGTGAAATACTACCTGCCTAAAGATTTACCTGAGAAATTCGATCGGGTTATCCATAGCTGGGATATGACCTTTAAGGATAGTGAAGGCACTGACTATGTTGTGGGTCAGGTCTGGGGTAAGAAAGGTGCTAACTCCTATCTATTGCATCAAGTGCGCGAACGTATGAGTTTTACAGCCACCCTGAAAGCGGTCAAGAAAATGGCTGACCAATTCCCCGATGGTCGCCGTAAGCTGGTGGAAGATAAAGCCAATGGCCCCGCGGTGATTAATTCACTCAAAAACACCGTATCCGGCCTGATCCCCGTCGAGCCGGACGGAAGCAAGGTTGCCCGCGCCCACGCGGTTACGGCTGAATGGGAAGCCGGAAACATCTTTTTGCCCCATAAAGATATCGCACCGTGGATCACCGAGGCGGTGGATGAAATCACCACGTTCCCCGTCGGCGCACATGATGACGTGGTGGATACCATGACACAGGCACTACGCGATTTGTATCAGAAAAAGCGGGGTATCAGTATGAACCCAGGCATCGTTAATCAGGCTGTGCGCCATTCACGCATCATTCGTCGGTAA
- a CDS encoding terminase small subunit, producing the protein MAQKKPTLTNEQQVLFDALTKQQQKFVLGILKGLNQTDAYKQAGYKAKTEETARSCASEILTNPNVKAFLDAMNQEAVSDAVMSRQEALERLSAMGRVSIHDIADFRNSQVGEDDEGKPVFQATWQFKDSALQNPAALSAISELTTGKDGIKLKLHDPKTAIKQLAELLGWESAKKVDLSSTDGSMSPNNIDLSHLSFEQLQELRKNREK; encoded by the coding sequence ATGGCACAAAAGAAACCTACACTCACCAATGAGCAGCAAGTTCTTTTTGATGCCCTAACAAAACAACAGCAAAAATTCGTGTTAGGTATCTTAAAAGGACTGAATCAGACAGATGCCTACAAACAGGCTGGCTACAAGGCAAAAACGGAAGAAACAGCAAGATCTTGTGCAAGTGAAATCCTAACAAATCCTAACGTTAAAGCGTTTCTCGATGCCATGAACCAAGAGGCGGTTTCTGATGCGGTTATGAGTCGTCAGGAAGCCTTAGAACGCTTATCAGCAATGGGGCGTGTATCTATTCATGATATCGCCGACTTCCGTAACAGTCAGGTAGGGGAAGACGACGAAGGTAAGCCCGTATTTCAGGCTACTTGGCAATTTAAAGATTCAGCCTTGCAGAACCCAGCAGCACTCAGTGCCATTTCAGAACTGACCACCGGAAAAGACGGCATCAAGTTAAAGCTACATGATCCGAAAACCGCCATTAAACAGCTGGCGGAACTGCTTGGTTGGGAATCAGCGAAAAAAGTCGATTTGAGTTCTACTGACGGCTCAATGTCCCCGAACAATATCGACCTCAGTCACCTGAGTTTTGAGCAGCTACAGGAATTGAGAAAAAATCGTGAAAAGTAG